The genomic interval GTGCCCAGTCGTGGCTTTATTACAGGAGGGTGAATAGCAAACACGACGGGTAAAGACAAGGTTTGCTTGGCCACCCCAGCGCATGCTGATTCGCCGGCTATCATTCCAAACTTGAGTACTTAAGGTAGGCTATGAAAAGGGTACTAggttgagaagatggtgagATTGAAGTAATTGGAGAATAATCGTTAAAAGCAAGTATATATGAAAGATTGGCAAAGCAGtgggctgttgctgtgggCAGCGCAAGTCTGTGCTTCAATAGCCGATGAGCATCTCAGGGGTTTGTTTACATGCCCCTGTTTTTCTCGACTGCACGCCATATTCAAGGGCTGAGCTAATATCTTGGCTTGTACAACACGGTCTAGAATAGTGTGTCTCCGTGGAAATCATCTACTGAATATTCATCTTGCCCGAAGAATTTCCATTtgtgcaaaaaaaaaaaaaaaaaaaaaaaaagaaaagccatTTTTGTGAACAAGCACACGAGAGGAtcacagcaacaaaagcaaTCGGCAACGCTAATATCCCCAGCGTCGGCCCGAGCACCCACCAAGCCGAAGCATCCGCACCGAAAGAGGGGCAACCGTCCCCACTACGAAGGAAGGATCATCCGATGCAAAGAACCAAGAACACGAAACTGGCTCTCTATTTATGAGAAGGGGTTACATTGAATGGCGAATGAAGTTAAACGTAGTAGTAGATTAAAATAAGGAGACGCATGTTAAATACTCCTCAGCCAACCCCTGACGAGTGAGTCAACATCGTGACAAGGTTTTagtccatcaccaccagacaTAAAGTCAGCACCTTGGACTCCATCGATCCGAACTTGAGTAAATCCCTTATacacatccctcccccccatcgtcaacaaaaacaaacaaaaaagaaaaacaaaacaaaaatgcaaacctcctcccaagaCATCGCCGCCACGGCCACCGAGTTCGGCATCTCCACCAGAGGCGCCTACAACCAGCTGTACATGCGCGGATGGAGCTTTTTCGAACAATGTCTAGCAACACCGTGGTCACCCACGACTCCCGATGGGGTGTAAGTCACAtaaacacacacacgcacatACACACACgtacacacacatacacacacatacacacacacatacacagCCAGCCTCAAGACTCACACCACTGACACCATacctacacacacacaagaatCAACCTAGGCGTGGCAGAAAACTCCCTCATGCACAACCAAATCGTCAAATTCATTGAGCAAAACACTCAAGTCGACCCAATCAGTCAACTCACCTACGGCAACGGCCCCCGAGGCTCCCCCCGTCTCCAGCGTGCCCTAGCCAGCTTTCTGAACAGAAAATTCTCACCCCTTGAGCCGGCAAAGAGTGATGACATCATCGTCATGGCCGGCGTGACGCCCGTGATAGATGCTCTGACATGGGCGCTGTGcaatgagggggagggaatcatcatcccccaGCCGTACTACACTGCTTTCGCGACCGACATTCCCGGTAGAGCAAGAGGGGTGATAATCCCGGCCACATTTCAAGATATCGAGGGATACAAAGGGTTTGACGATGTTTTTGACGCGGAGATGAACGTCCAGGCTCTGGAGACGGCCCTCAGCAATGCTGAGAGCAAAGGCGTCAAGGCGAAGGGGCTTATGCTGGTCAAGTGAGCACCTCTGGctttgggttggggtgtAGGTACTGACTGTTGACACAGCCCGCACAACCCGCTCGGGAGATGTTATCCCCCAGAGACGATCAGGGCCATCGCTGGTTTTTGTCAAGCTCataacctccacctcatcagcGATGAGATTTACGCTCAGTCTATCTACAACAACCCAGACGCCACAGACGTAGTGCCGTTTACATCTGCCCTTGCGCTGGATCTCCCTATTGACACTCAAAAACTCCACGTTGCGTACGGCGCAAGCAAAGACTTTTGCGCCAACGGTCTCAGATTGGGGATGCTGCACACCCGGAACAGGGGACTGATGGGCGCGATGGCGAGCAATGCCATGCTTGGCTGGCCGCCGTACTTGGTGCAGGACATTTGGGCCGCCATGCTGGAGGACACCGATTACACTGATGAGTTCCTG from Podospora pseudoanserina strain CBS 124.78 chromosome 6, whole genome shotgun sequence carries:
- a CDS encoding hypothetical protein (COG:E; EggNog:ENOG503NV0V) → MQTSSQDIAATATEFGISTRGAYNQLYMRGWSFFEQCLATPWSPTTPDGVINLGVAENSLMHNQIVKFIEQNTQVDPISQLTYGNGPRGSPRLQRALASFLNRKFSPLEPAKSDDIIVMAGVTPVIDALTWALCNEGEGIIIPQPYYTAFATDIPGRARGVIIPATFQDIEGYKGFDDVFDAEMNVQALETALSNAESKGVKAKGLMLVNPHNPLGRCYPPETIRAIAGFCQAHNLHLISDEIYAQSIYNNPDATDVVPFTSALALDLPIDTQKLHVAYGASKDFCANGLRLGMLHTRNRGLMGAMASNAMLGWPPYLVQDIWAAMLEDTDYTDEFLGKNRELLGESYKVVTDFLREQGVGYYGNSNAGMFLWIDLRRHLVGKKEGGQPPELRVGKLSPGDLEKYLEREQHIWKVLGENKILLAMGSVFASEELGWFRMTFSASRPALEVGLERLKKVFDALKRSQL